From the genome of Lycorma delicatula isolate Av1 chromosome 11, ASM4794821v1, whole genome shotgun sequence, one region includes:
- the LOC142332192 gene encoding uncharacterized protein LOC142332192, with protein MKSFAFFVLAAVLVAVCVGLPTPRYLDPLNPYGYLPSPYFPTPFNPLNPLNPLSPLSPLSPLNPLSPYYKPYLPGFNPYLPGFNPYLPGFNPYISPLGPIAASSILPTPKLLL; from the exons ATgaaatcttttgctttttttgtcTTAGCTGCAGTATTAGTg gcTGTGTGTGTTGGATTGCCAACTCCAAGatat ctTGACCCACTTAATCCTTATGGATATCTACCATCACCATATTTTCCAACACCTTTTAACCCATTAAACCCACTAAATCCACTCAGTCCATTAAGTCCACTTAGTCCTCTAAACCCATTAAGTCCATACTATAAACCATACCTCCCAGGATTTAATCCATACCTCCCAGGATTTAATCCATACCTCCCAGGATTTAATCCATACATTTCGCCTCTTGGACCAATTGCAGCTAGTAGTATTTTACCAACACCtaag cttCTTTTATAA